In Paucidesulfovibrio longus DSM 6739, a genomic segment contains:
- a CDS encoding Fic family protein, producing MTHKAGKFEFSCEYDEQRIRPLQVEAQVLYRTVADLPILPDMASQLEEELIRRSIFGTAAIEGNALSQEQVDVVLKGGEGRSSEVRAEQEILNLQRLYALLRAKGKCMPQPLAEATVRSVHEMVTGGIEYYHNSPGRYRNEMVKVGDAAHGGVYTPPKILADIQTLMSEWCDWLNQDALLNGDQMLRAALAHYYLGLIHPFQDGNGRTARFLEGMILHGGGFKYLPQTMSNYYYRRLDAYFGVFSESRKAGNVTAFLEFFYSGVIESIDNIREQVVSAIRRFSIRDFIAFQRAERRITKRQYELLDLLLRAPINFRLGDLFTDPLLRPLYSAVSESTARRDLRKLEGEGYLVRPEGLDRYELNLRMLG from the coding sequence ATGACACACAAGGCGGGCAAGTTCGAGTTCTCCTGCGAGTACGACGAGCAGCGCATCCGTCCGCTTCAGGTGGAGGCTCAGGTGCTCTATCGCACCGTGGCGGACCTGCCGATTCTCCCGGACATGGCCAGCCAACTGGAAGAGGAACTGATCCGCCGCTCCATTTTCGGCACCGCCGCCATCGAGGGCAACGCCTTGAGCCAGGAGCAGGTGGACGTGGTCCTGAAGGGCGGGGAAGGGCGATCCTCGGAAGTGCGCGCGGAACAGGAGATACTCAATCTCCAGCGTCTCTATGCCTTGCTGCGCGCCAAGGGAAAGTGCATGCCGCAGCCGCTCGCCGAGGCGACCGTGCGCAGCGTGCACGAAATGGTCACGGGTGGCATCGAATACTACCACAATTCGCCGGGCAGGTACCGCAACGAGATGGTCAAGGTGGGGGATGCGGCCCACGGCGGCGTGTACACTCCGCCGAAAATTCTTGCGGACATCCAGACCCTGATGTCGGAATGGTGCGACTGGCTGAACCAGGACGCGCTGCTGAACGGCGACCAGATGCTTCGCGCCGCCCTGGCGCACTATTATCTGGGGCTGATCCACCCCTTCCAGGACGGCAATGGTCGGACAGCGCGATTCCTCGAAGGAATGATTCTGCACGGGGGCGGCTTCAAGTATCTGCCGCAAACCATGTCCAACTACTACTACCGCCGATTGGACGCCTATTTCGGGGTGTTCTCGGAATCCAGGAAAGCTGGAAACGTGACAGCGTTTCTGGAATTTTTCTATTCCGGAGTCATCGAGAGCATCGATAATATTCGTGAGCAGGTCGTCTCCGCTATTCGACGATTTTCCATTCGCGATTTCATTGCATTTCAGCGCGCGGAACGTCGAATCACCAAACGTCAGTACGAGCTGTTGGATCTTTTGCTCCGAGCGCCAATAAACTTCCGCCTCGGCGACCTCTTTACCGATCCTCTGCTCCGCCCGCTCTACTCCGCAGTGAGCGAGTCCACGGCGCGTCGCGATCTGCGGAAGCTGGAAGGGGAAGGCTACTTGGTTCGCCCGGAGGGTTTGGACCGTTACGAGCTTAACCTGCGCATGCTGGGATAG